Proteins encoded within one genomic window of Pongo pygmaeus isolate AG05252 chromosome 6, NHGRI_mPonPyg2-v2.0_pri, whole genome shotgun sequence:
- the ZCWPW1 gene encoding zinc finger CW-type PWWP domain protein 1 isoform X12 yields the protein MIESDPDLGEYFLFTSHLDSLPSKYHVTFFGETVSRAWIPVNMLKNFQELSLELSVMKKCRNDCSQKLGVALMMAQEAEQISIQERVNLFGFWSRFNGSNSNGERKDLQLSGLNSPGSCLEKKEKEEELEKEEGEKTDPILPIRKRVKIQTQKTKPRGTADGRGRTLQRKIMKRSLGRKSTAPPAPRMGRKEGQGNSDSDQPGPKKKFKAPQSKALAASFSEGKEVRTVPKNLGLSACKGACPSSAKEEPRPQEPLTQEAGSVPLEDEASSDLDLEQLVEDVGRELGQSGELQHSNSDGEDFPVALFGK from the exons ATGATAGAATCTGATCCTGACTTAggggaatattttctttttacttcccaTCTTGATTCCCTGCCG TCTAAGTACCACGTGACGTTCTTTGGAGAAACAGTTTCTCGTGCATGGATCCCAGTCAACATGCTAAAGAACTTCCAGGAGCTGTCCCTGGAGCTATCAGTCATG AAAAAGTGCAGAAATGACTGCAGCCAGAAACTGGGGGTGGCCCTGATGATGGCTCAAGAGGCAGAACAGATCAGCATTCAG GAACGGGTTAACTTGTTTGGTTTCTGGAGCCGATTCAACGGATCTAACAGTAATGGGGAAAGAAAAG ACTTACAGCTCTCTGGTTTGAACAGCCCAGGATCCTGCttggagaaaaaggagaaggaggaggagttggaaaaggaggaaggagagaaaaca GACCCAATTTTGCCCATTCGTAAGCGAGTCAAAATACAGACCCAAAAAACCAAGCCAAGAG GCACAGCAGATGGCCGAGGCAGGACACTGCAGAGGAAGATAATGAAGAGATCTCTGGGCAGGAAATCCACAGCTCCTCCTGCACCgagaatgggaaggaaagaaggtcAAGGGAATTCAGATTCTGACCAGCCAG GCcctaagaaaaaatttaaagctcCCCAGAGCAAGGCCTTGGCAGCCAGCTTTTCAGAGGGAAAAGAAGTTAGAACAGTGCCAAAGAACCTGGGCCTATCAGCATGTAAGGGGGCCTGCCCCTCATCTGCGAAAGAAGAGCCCAGACCCCAGGAACCCCTGACCCAGGAGGCTGGAAGTGTCCCCCTTGAGGATGAAGCCTCCAGTGACCTGGACCTGGAGCAACTCGTGGAAGATGTTGGGAGAGAGCTGGGGCAGAGTGGGGAGCTGCAGCACAGCAACAGTGATGGCGAGGACTTCCCCGTGGCGCTGTTTGGGAAGTAG
- the ZCWPW1 gene encoding zinc finger CW-type PWWP domain protein 1 isoform X8, whose amino-acid sequence MMTTLQNKEECGKGPKRIFAPPAQKSYSLLPCSPNSPKEETLGISFPETEARISLPKASLKKKEEKATMKNVPSREQEKKRKAQINKQAEKKEKEKSSLTNAEFEEIVQIVLQKSLQECLGMGSGLDFAETSCAQRIVSTQSDKEPGITASATDTDNANGEEVPHTQEISMSWEGEAAPEIRTSKLGQPDPAPSKKKSNRLTLSKRKNEARQCLVWVQCSLPNCGKWRRLCGNIDPSVLPDNWSCDQNTDVQYNRCDIPEETWTGLESDVAYASYIPGSIIWAKQYGYPWWPGMIESDPDLGEYFLFTSHLDSLPSKYHVTFFGETVSRAWIPVNMLKNFQELSLELSVMKKCRNDCSQKLGVALMMAQEAEQISIQERVNLFGFWSRFNGSNSNGERKDLQLSGLNSPGSCLEKKEKEEELEKEEGEKTDPILPIRKRVKIQTQKTKPRGTADGRGRTLQRKIMKRSLGRKSTAPPAPRMGRKEGQGNSDSDQPGPKKKFKAPQSKALAASFSEGKEVRTVPKNLGLSACKGACPSSAKEEPRPQEPLTQEAGSVPLEDEASSDLDLEQLVEDVGRELGQSGELQHSNSDGEDFPVALFGK is encoded by the exons ATGATGACAACGTTGCAGAATAAAGAAG aatgtggaaagggaccAAAGAGAATCTTTGCCCCACCTGCACAAAAATCTTACAGCCTGTTACCTTGTAGCCCTAACTCCCCCAAGGAGGAGACCCTGGGGATCAGTTTCCCAGAGACAGAGGCCAGGATAAGCCTGCCAAAGGccagtttaaagaagaaagaggaaaaagcaacCATGAAGAATGTTCCAAGCAGggaacaggagaaaaaaagaaaggcacaaatcaacaagcaagcagagaagaaagaaaag GAAAAATCAAGTCTTACCAATGCAGAATTTGAGGAGATTGTCCAGATTGTTCTGCAGAAGTCCCTTCAGGAGTGCTTGG GGATGGGATCTGGCCTTGATTTTGCAGAGACTTCTTGTGCCCAGCGCATAGTATCTACCCAATCAGACAAGGAGCCAGGAATTACTGCTTCTGCTACTGATACTGATAATGCTAATGG AGAGGAGGTACCACATACTCAAGAGATTTCAATGTCTTGGGAAGGTGAAGCTGCCCCTGAGATAAGGACATCTAAGCTAGGCCAGCCAGATCCTGCACCCTCTAAGAAGAAATCCAATAGACTCACcttaagcaaaagaaagaatgaagctc GTCAATGTCTGGTCTGGGTCCAGTGTTCCTTGCCAAACTGTGGGAAATGGAGGCGGCTGTGTGGGAACATTGACCCCTCAGTTCTCCCAGATAATTGGTCCTGTGATCAGAACACAG ATGTGCAGTATAATCGCTGTGATATTCCTGAGGAGACCTGGACAGGGCTTGAGAGTGATGTGGCCTATGCCTCCTACATCCCAGGATCCATCATCTGGGCCAAGCAATACGGTTACCCCTG GTGGCCAGGCATGATAGAATCTGATCCTGACTTAggggaatattttctttttacttcccaTCTTGATTCCCTGCCG TCTAAGTACCACGTGACGTTCTTTGGAGAAACAGTTTCTCGTGCATGGATCCCAGTCAACATGCTAAAGAACTTCCAGGAGCTGTCCCTGGAGCTATCAGTCATG AAAAAGTGCAGAAATGACTGCAGCCAGAAACTGGGGGTGGCCCTGATGATGGCTCAAGAGGCAGAACAGATCAGCATTCAG GAACGGGTTAACTTGTTTGGTTTCTGGAGCCGATTCAACGGATCTAACAGTAATGGGGAAAGAAAAG ACTTACAGCTCTCTGGTTTGAACAGCCCAGGATCCTGCttggagaaaaaggagaaggaggaggagttggaaaaggaggaaggagagaaaaca GACCCAATTTTGCCCATTCGTAAGCGAGTCAAAATACAGACCCAAAAAACCAAGCCAAGAG GCACAGCAGATGGCCGAGGCAGGACACTGCAGAGGAAGATAATGAAGAGATCTCTGGGCAGGAAATCCACAGCTCCTCCTGCACCgagaatgggaaggaaagaaggtcAAGGGAATTCAGATTCTGACCAGCCAG GCcctaagaaaaaatttaaagctcCCCAGAGCAAGGCCTTGGCAGCCAGCTTTTCAGAGGGAAAAGAAGTTAGAACAGTGCCAAAGAACCTGGGCCTATCAGCATGTAAGGGGGCCTGCCCCTCATCTGCGAAAGAAGAGCCCAGACCCCAGGAACCCCTGACCCAGGAGGCTGGAAGTGTCCCCCTTGAGGATGAAGCCTCCAGTGACCTGGACCTGGAGCAACTCGTGGAAGATGTTGGGAGAGAGCTGGGGCAGAGTGGGGAGCTGCAGCACAGCAACAGTGATGGCGAGGACTTCCCCGTGGCGCTGTTTGGGAAGTAG
- the ZCWPW1 gene encoding zinc finger CW-type PWWP domain protein 1 isoform X4: MMTTLQNKEECGKGPKRIFAPPAQKSYSLLPCSPNSPKEETLGISFPETEARISLPKASLKKKEEKATMKNVPSREQEKKRKAQINKQAEKKEKEKSSLTNAEFEEIVQIVLQKSLQECLGMGSGLDFAETSCAQRIVSTQSDKEPGITASATDTDNANGEEVPHTQEISMSWEGEAAPEIRTSKLGQPDPAPSKKKSNRLTLSKRKNEAHEKVEKTQGGHEHRQEDQLKKTVQDHSQIRDQQKGEISGFGQCLVWVQCSLPNCGKWRRLCGNIDPSVLPDNWSCDQNTDVQYNRCDIPEETWTGLESDVAYASYIPGSIIWAKQYGYPWWPGMIESDPDLGEYFLFTSHLDSLPSKYHVTFFGETVSRAWIPVNMLKNFQELSLELSVMKKCRNDCSQKLGVALMMAQEAEQISIQERVNLFGFWSRFNGSNSNGERKDLQLSGLNSPGSCLEKKEKEEELEKEEGEKTDPILPIRKRVKIQTQKTKPRGTADGRGRTLQRKIMKRSLGRKSTAPPAPRMGRKEGQGNSDSDQPGPKKKFKAPQSKALAASFSEGKEVRTVPKNLGLSACKGACPSSAKEEPRPQEPLTQEAGSVPLEDEASSDLDLEQLVEDVGRELGQSGELQHSNSDGEDFPVALFGK, translated from the exons ATGATGACAACGTTGCAGAATAAAGAAG aatgtggaaagggaccAAAGAGAATCTTTGCCCCACCTGCACAAAAATCTTACAGCCTGTTACCTTGTAGCCCTAACTCCCCCAAGGAGGAGACCCTGGGGATCAGTTTCCCAGAGACAGAGGCCAGGATAAGCCTGCCAAAGGccagtttaaagaagaaagaggaaaaagcaacCATGAAGAATGTTCCAAGCAGggaacaggagaaaaaaagaaaggcacaaatcaacaagcaagcagagaagaaagaaaag GAAAAATCAAGTCTTACCAATGCAGAATTTGAGGAGATTGTCCAGATTGTTCTGCAGAAGTCCCTTCAGGAGTGCTTGG GGATGGGATCTGGCCTTGATTTTGCAGAGACTTCTTGTGCCCAGCGCATAGTATCTACCCAATCAGACAAGGAGCCAGGAATTACTGCTTCTGCTACTGATACTGATAATGCTAATGG AGAGGAGGTACCACATACTCAAGAGATTTCAATGTCTTGGGAAGGTGAAGCTGCCCCTGAGATAAGGACATCTAAGCTAGGCCAGCCAGATCCTGCACCCTCTAAGAAGAAATCCAATAGACTCACcttaagcaaaagaaagaatgaagctc ATGAGAAGGTGGAGAAAACTCAAGGTGGACATGAGCACAGACAGGAAGACCAACTAAAGAAAACAGTTCAGGATCATTCTCAGATCAGGGACCAGCAAAAAGGAGAGATAAGTGGGTTTG GTCAATGTCTGGTCTGGGTCCAGTGTTCCTTGCCAAACTGTGGGAAATGGAGGCGGCTGTGTGGGAACATTGACCCCTCAGTTCTCCCAGATAATTGGTCCTGTGATCAGAACACAG ATGTGCAGTATAATCGCTGTGATATTCCTGAGGAGACCTGGACAGGGCTTGAGAGTGATGTGGCCTATGCCTCCTACATCCCAGGATCCATCATCTGGGCCAAGCAATACGGTTACCCCTG GTGGCCAGGCATGATAGAATCTGATCCTGACTTAggggaatattttctttttacttcccaTCTTGATTCCCTGCCG TCTAAGTACCACGTGACGTTCTTTGGAGAAACAGTTTCTCGTGCATGGATCCCAGTCAACATGCTAAAGAACTTCCAGGAGCTGTCCCTGGAGCTATCAGTCATG AAAAAGTGCAGAAATGACTGCAGCCAGAAACTGGGGGTGGCCCTGATGATGGCTCAAGAGGCAGAACAGATCAGCATTCAG GAACGGGTTAACTTGTTTGGTTTCTGGAGCCGATTCAACGGATCTAACAGTAATGGGGAAAGAAAAG ACTTACAGCTCTCTGGTTTGAACAGCCCAGGATCCTGCttggagaaaaaggagaaggaggaggagttggaaaaggaggaaggagagaaaaca GACCCAATTTTGCCCATTCGTAAGCGAGTCAAAATACAGACCCAAAAAACCAAGCCAAGAG GCACAGCAGATGGCCGAGGCAGGACACTGCAGAGGAAGATAATGAAGAGATCTCTGGGCAGGAAATCCACAGCTCCTCCTGCACCgagaatgggaaggaaagaaggtcAAGGGAATTCAGATTCTGACCAGCCAG GCcctaagaaaaaatttaaagctcCCCAGAGCAAGGCCTTGGCAGCCAGCTTTTCAGAGGGAAAAGAAGTTAGAACAGTGCCAAAGAACCTGGGCCTATCAGCATGTAAGGGGGCCTGCCCCTCATCTGCGAAAGAAGAGCCCAGACCCCAGGAACCCCTGACCCAGGAGGCTGGAAGTGTCCCCCTTGAGGATGAAGCCTCCAGTGACCTGGACCTGGAGCAACTCGTGGAAGATGTTGGGAGAGAGCTGGGGCAGAGTGGGGAGCTGCAGCACAGCAACAGTGATGGCGAGGACTTCCCCGTGGCGCTGTTTGGGAAGTAG
- the ZCWPW1 gene encoding zinc finger CW-type PWWP domain protein 1 isoform X2, whose amino-acid sequence MMTTLQNKEECGKGPKRIFAPPAQKSYSLLPCSPNSPKEETLGISFPETEARISLPKASLKKKEEKATMKNVPSREQEKKRKAQINKQAEKKEKEKSSLTNAEFEEIVQIVLQKSLQECLGMGSGLDFAETSCAQRIVSTQSDKEPGITASATDTDNANGEEVPHTQEISMSWEGEAAPEIRTSKLGQPDPAPSKKKSNRLTLSKRKNEAQDEKVEKTQGGHEHRQEDQLKKTVQDHSQIRDQQKGEISGFGQCLVWVQCSLPNCGKWRRLCGNIDPSVLPDNWSCDQNTDVQYNRCDIPEETWTGLESDVAYASYIPGSIIWAKQYGYPWWPGMIESDPDLGEYFLFTSHLDSLPSKYHVTFFGETVSRAWIPVNMLKNFQELSLELSVMKKCRNDCSQKLGVALMMAQEAEQISIQERVNLFGFWSRFNGSNSNGERKDLQLSGLNSPGSCLEKKEKEEELEKEEGEKTDPILPIRKRVKIQTQKTKPRGTADGRGRTLQRKIMKRSLGRKSTAPPAPRMGRKEGQGNSDSDQPGPKKKFKAPQSKALAASFSEGKEVRTVPKNLGLSACKGACPSSAKEEPRPQEPLTQEAGSVPLEDEASSDLDLEQLVEDVGRELGQSGELQHSNSDGEDFPVALFGK is encoded by the exons ATGATGACAACGTTGCAGAATAAAGAAG aatgtggaaagggaccAAAGAGAATCTTTGCCCCACCTGCACAAAAATCTTACAGCCTGTTACCTTGTAGCCCTAACTCCCCCAAGGAGGAGACCCTGGGGATCAGTTTCCCAGAGACAGAGGCCAGGATAAGCCTGCCAAAGGccagtttaaagaagaaagaggaaaaagcaacCATGAAGAATGTTCCAAGCAGggaacaggagaaaaaaagaaaggcacaaatcaacaagcaagcagagaagaaagaaaag GAAAAATCAAGTCTTACCAATGCAGAATTTGAGGAGATTGTCCAGATTGTTCTGCAGAAGTCCCTTCAGGAGTGCTTGG GGATGGGATCTGGCCTTGATTTTGCAGAGACTTCTTGTGCCCAGCGCATAGTATCTACCCAATCAGACAAGGAGCCAGGAATTACTGCTTCTGCTACTGATACTGATAATGCTAATGG AGAGGAGGTACCACATACTCAAGAGATTTCAATGTCTTGGGAAGGTGAAGCTGCCCCTGAGATAAGGACATCTAAGCTAGGCCAGCCAGATCCTGCACCCTCTAAGAAGAAATCCAATAGACTCACcttaagcaaaagaaagaatgaagctc aaGATGAGAAGGTGGAGAAAACTCAAGGTGGACATGAGCACAGACAGGAAGACCAACTAAAGAAAACAGTTCAGGATCATTCTCAGATCAGGGACCAGCAAAAAGGAGAGATAAGTGGGTTTG GTCAATGTCTGGTCTGGGTCCAGTGTTCCTTGCCAAACTGTGGGAAATGGAGGCGGCTGTGTGGGAACATTGACCCCTCAGTTCTCCCAGATAATTGGTCCTGTGATCAGAACACAG ATGTGCAGTATAATCGCTGTGATATTCCTGAGGAGACCTGGACAGGGCTTGAGAGTGATGTGGCCTATGCCTCCTACATCCCAGGATCCATCATCTGGGCCAAGCAATACGGTTACCCCTG GTGGCCAGGCATGATAGAATCTGATCCTGACTTAggggaatattttctttttacttcccaTCTTGATTCCCTGCCG TCTAAGTACCACGTGACGTTCTTTGGAGAAACAGTTTCTCGTGCATGGATCCCAGTCAACATGCTAAAGAACTTCCAGGAGCTGTCCCTGGAGCTATCAGTCATG AAAAAGTGCAGAAATGACTGCAGCCAGAAACTGGGGGTGGCCCTGATGATGGCTCAAGAGGCAGAACAGATCAGCATTCAG GAACGGGTTAACTTGTTTGGTTTCTGGAGCCGATTCAACGGATCTAACAGTAATGGGGAAAGAAAAG ACTTACAGCTCTCTGGTTTGAACAGCCCAGGATCCTGCttggagaaaaaggagaaggaggaggagttggaaaaggaggaaggagagaaaaca GACCCAATTTTGCCCATTCGTAAGCGAGTCAAAATACAGACCCAAAAAACCAAGCCAAGAG GCACAGCAGATGGCCGAGGCAGGACACTGCAGAGGAAGATAATGAAGAGATCTCTGGGCAGGAAATCCACAGCTCCTCCTGCACCgagaatgggaaggaaagaaggtcAAGGGAATTCAGATTCTGACCAGCCAG GCcctaagaaaaaatttaaagctcCCCAGAGCAAGGCCTTGGCAGCCAGCTTTTCAGAGGGAAAAGAAGTTAGAACAGTGCCAAAGAACCTGGGCCTATCAGCATGTAAGGGGGCCTGCCCCTCATCTGCGAAAGAAGAGCCCAGACCCCAGGAACCCCTGACCCAGGAGGCTGGAAGTGTCCCCCTTGAGGATGAAGCCTCCAGTGACCTGGACCTGGAGCAACTCGTGGAAGATGTTGGGAGAGAGCTGGGGCAGAGTGGGGAGCTGCAGCACAGCAACAGTGATGGCGAGGACTTCCCCGTGGCGCTGTTTGGGAAGTAG
- the ZCWPW1 gene encoding zinc finger CW-type PWWP domain protein 1 isoform X6, whose translation MMTTLQNKEECGKGPKRIFAPPAQKSYSLLPCSPNSPKEETLGISFPETEARISLPKASLKKKEEKATMKNVPSREQEKKRKAQINKQAEKKEKEKSSLTNAEFEEIVQIVLQKSLQECLGMGSGLDFAETSCAQRIVSTQSDKEPGITASATDTDNANGEEVPHTQEISMSWEGEAAPEIRTSKLGQPDPAPSKKKSNRLTLSKRKNEAQDEKVEKTQGGHEHRQEDQLKKTVQDHSQIRDQQKGEISGFGQCLVWVQCSLPNCGKWRRLCGNIDPSVLPDNWSCDQNTDVQYNRCDIPEETWTGLESDVAYASYIPGSIIWAKQYGYPWWPGMIESDPDLGEYFLFTSHLDSLPSKYHVTFFGETVSRAWIPVNMLKNFQELSLELSVMERVNLFGFWSRFNGSNSNGERKDLQLSGLNSPGSCLEKKEKEEELEKEEGEKTDPILPIRKRVKIQTQKTKPRGTADGRGRTLQRKIMKRSLGRKSTAPPAPRMGRKEGQGNSDSDQPGPKKKFKAPQSKALAASFSEGKEVRTVPKNLGLSACKGACPSSAKEEPRPQEPLTQEAGSVPLEDEASSDLDLEQLVEDVGRELGQSGELQHSNSDGEDFPVALFGK comes from the exons ATGATGACAACGTTGCAGAATAAAGAAG aatgtggaaagggaccAAAGAGAATCTTTGCCCCACCTGCACAAAAATCTTACAGCCTGTTACCTTGTAGCCCTAACTCCCCCAAGGAGGAGACCCTGGGGATCAGTTTCCCAGAGACAGAGGCCAGGATAAGCCTGCCAAAGGccagtttaaagaagaaagaggaaaaagcaacCATGAAGAATGTTCCAAGCAGggaacaggagaaaaaaagaaaggcacaaatcaacaagcaagcagagaagaaagaaaag GAAAAATCAAGTCTTACCAATGCAGAATTTGAGGAGATTGTCCAGATTGTTCTGCAGAAGTCCCTTCAGGAGTGCTTGG GGATGGGATCTGGCCTTGATTTTGCAGAGACTTCTTGTGCCCAGCGCATAGTATCTACCCAATCAGACAAGGAGCCAGGAATTACTGCTTCTGCTACTGATACTGATAATGCTAATGG AGAGGAGGTACCACATACTCAAGAGATTTCAATGTCTTGGGAAGGTGAAGCTGCCCCTGAGATAAGGACATCTAAGCTAGGCCAGCCAGATCCTGCACCCTCTAAGAAGAAATCCAATAGACTCACcttaagcaaaagaaagaatgaagctc aaGATGAGAAGGTGGAGAAAACTCAAGGTGGACATGAGCACAGACAGGAAGACCAACTAAAGAAAACAGTTCAGGATCATTCTCAGATCAGGGACCAGCAAAAAGGAGAGATAAGTGGGTTTG GTCAATGTCTGGTCTGGGTCCAGTGTTCCTTGCCAAACTGTGGGAAATGGAGGCGGCTGTGTGGGAACATTGACCCCTCAGTTCTCCCAGATAATTGGTCCTGTGATCAGAACACAG ATGTGCAGTATAATCGCTGTGATATTCCTGAGGAGACCTGGACAGGGCTTGAGAGTGATGTGGCCTATGCCTCCTACATCCCAGGATCCATCATCTGGGCCAAGCAATACGGTTACCCCTG GTGGCCAGGCATGATAGAATCTGATCCTGACTTAggggaatattttctttttacttcccaTCTTGATTCCCTGCCG TCTAAGTACCACGTGACGTTCTTTGGAGAAACAGTTTCTCGTGCATGGATCCCAGTCAACATGCTAAAGAACTTCCAGGAGCTGTCCCTGGAGCTATCAGTCATG GAACGGGTTAACTTGTTTGGTTTCTGGAGCCGATTCAACGGATCTAACAGTAATGGGGAAAGAAAAG ACTTACAGCTCTCTGGTTTGAACAGCCCAGGATCCTGCttggagaaaaaggagaaggaggaggagttggaaaaggaggaaggagagaaaaca GACCCAATTTTGCCCATTCGTAAGCGAGTCAAAATACAGACCCAAAAAACCAAGCCAAGAG GCACAGCAGATGGCCGAGGCAGGACACTGCAGAGGAAGATAATGAAGAGATCTCTGGGCAGGAAATCCACAGCTCCTCCTGCACCgagaatgggaaggaaagaaggtcAAGGGAATTCAGATTCTGACCAGCCAG GCcctaagaaaaaatttaaagctcCCCAGAGCAAGGCCTTGGCAGCCAGCTTTTCAGAGGGAAAAGAAGTTAGAACAGTGCCAAAGAACCTGGGCCTATCAGCATGTAAGGGGGCCTGCCCCTCATCTGCGAAAGAAGAGCCCAGACCCCAGGAACCCCTGACCCAGGAGGCTGGAAGTGTCCCCCTTGAGGATGAAGCCTCCAGTGACCTGGACCTGGAGCAACTCGTGGAAGATGTTGGGAGAGAGCTGGGGCAGAGTGGGGAGCTGCAGCACAGCAACAGTGATGGCGAGGACTTCCCCGTGGCGCTGTTTGGGAAGTAG
- the ZCWPW1 gene encoding zinc finger CW-type PWWP domain protein 1 isoform X10 — protein sequence MMTTLQNKEECGKGPKRIFAPPAQKSYSLLPCSPNSPKEETLGISFPETEARISLPKASLKKKEEKATMKNVPSREQEKKRKAQINKQAEKKEKEKSSLTNAEFEEIVQIVLQKSLQECLGMGSGLDFAETSCAQRIVSTQSDKEPGITASATDTDNANGEEVPHTQEISMSWEGEAAPEIRTSKLGQPDPAPSKKKSNRLTLSKRKNEARQCLVWVQCSLPNCGKWRRLCGNIDPSVLPDNWSCDQNTDVQYNRCDIPEETWTGLESDVAYASYIPGSIIWAKQYGYPWWPGMIESDPDLGEYFLFTSHLDSLPSKYHVTFFGETVSRAWIPVNMLKNFQELSLELSVMERVNLFGFWSRFNGSNSNGERKDLQLSGLNSPGSCLEKKEKEEELEKEEGEKTDPILPIRKRVKIQTQKTKPRGTADGRGRTLQRKIMKRSLGRKSTAPPAPRMGRKEGQGNSDSDQPGPKKKFKAPQSKALAASFSEGKEVRTVPKNLGLSACKGACPSSAKEEPRPQEPLTQEAGSVPLEDEASSDLDLEQLVEDVGRELGQSGELQHSNSDGEDFPVALFGK from the exons ATGATGACAACGTTGCAGAATAAAGAAG aatgtggaaagggaccAAAGAGAATCTTTGCCCCACCTGCACAAAAATCTTACAGCCTGTTACCTTGTAGCCCTAACTCCCCCAAGGAGGAGACCCTGGGGATCAGTTTCCCAGAGACAGAGGCCAGGATAAGCCTGCCAAAGGccagtttaaagaagaaagaggaaaaagcaacCATGAAGAATGTTCCAAGCAGggaacaggagaaaaaaagaaaggcacaaatcaacaagcaagcagagaagaaagaaaag GAAAAATCAAGTCTTACCAATGCAGAATTTGAGGAGATTGTCCAGATTGTTCTGCAGAAGTCCCTTCAGGAGTGCTTGG GGATGGGATCTGGCCTTGATTTTGCAGAGACTTCTTGTGCCCAGCGCATAGTATCTACCCAATCAGACAAGGAGCCAGGAATTACTGCTTCTGCTACTGATACTGATAATGCTAATGG AGAGGAGGTACCACATACTCAAGAGATTTCAATGTCTTGGGAAGGTGAAGCTGCCCCTGAGATAAGGACATCTAAGCTAGGCCAGCCAGATCCTGCACCCTCTAAGAAGAAATCCAATAGACTCACcttaagcaaaagaaagaatgaagctc GTCAATGTCTGGTCTGGGTCCAGTGTTCCTTGCCAAACTGTGGGAAATGGAGGCGGCTGTGTGGGAACATTGACCCCTCAGTTCTCCCAGATAATTGGTCCTGTGATCAGAACACAG ATGTGCAGTATAATCGCTGTGATATTCCTGAGGAGACCTGGACAGGGCTTGAGAGTGATGTGGCCTATGCCTCCTACATCCCAGGATCCATCATCTGGGCCAAGCAATACGGTTACCCCTG GTGGCCAGGCATGATAGAATCTGATCCTGACTTAggggaatattttctttttacttcccaTCTTGATTCCCTGCCG TCTAAGTACCACGTGACGTTCTTTGGAGAAACAGTTTCTCGTGCATGGATCCCAGTCAACATGCTAAAGAACTTCCAGGAGCTGTCCCTGGAGCTATCAGTCATG GAACGGGTTAACTTGTTTGGTTTCTGGAGCCGATTCAACGGATCTAACAGTAATGGGGAAAGAAAAG ACTTACAGCTCTCTGGTTTGAACAGCCCAGGATCCTGCttggagaaaaaggagaaggaggaggagttggaaaaggaggaaggagagaaaaca GACCCAATTTTGCCCATTCGTAAGCGAGTCAAAATACAGACCCAAAAAACCAAGCCAAGAG GCACAGCAGATGGCCGAGGCAGGACACTGCAGAGGAAGATAATGAAGAGATCTCTGGGCAGGAAATCCACAGCTCCTCCTGCACCgagaatgggaaggaaagaaggtcAAGGGAATTCAGATTCTGACCAGCCAG GCcctaagaaaaaatttaaagctcCCCAGAGCAAGGCCTTGGCAGCCAGCTTTTCAGAGGGAAAAGAAGTTAGAACAGTGCCAAAGAACCTGGGCCTATCAGCATGTAAGGGGGCCTGCCCCTCATCTGCGAAAGAAGAGCCCAGACCCCAGGAACCCCTGACCCAGGAGGCTGGAAGTGTCCCCCTTGAGGATGAAGCCTCCAGTGACCTGGACCTGGAGCAACTCGTGGAAGATGTTGGGAGAGAGCTGGGGCAGAGTGGGGAGCTGCAGCACAGCAACAGTGATGGCGAGGACTTCCCCGTGGCGCTGTTTGGGAAGTAG